The Euphorbia lathyris chromosome 8, ddEupLath1.1, whole genome shotgun sequence genome has a window encoding:
- the LOC136202161 gene encoding RAF-like serine/threonine-protein kinase PRAF: MAALHPPELDSRATDSVASSPCSEHYASQDTRVRFMCSFNGKILPRPHDNQLRYVGGDTRIVAVHRSTTYSAFISKLSQLSGISNLTVKYQLPNEDLDALISITTDEDIENMIEEYDRILLNSNPRAARLRLFVFAKGEDSNSRAININSLLTSEASL, translated from the exons ATGGCAGCGCTTCATCCACCGGAGCTGGATTCCCGCGCCACCGATTCCGTCGCATCCTCTCCCTGCTCCGAACACTATGCCTCCCAAGACACCCGTGTCCGATTCATGTGCAGCTTTAACGGTAAGATTCTTCCTCGTCCGCACGACAATCAACTCCGTTATGTTGGCGGCGATACTCGAATCGTCGCCGTCCACCGTTCCACTACTTACTCTGCTTTCATCTCCAAGTTATCCCAGCTCTCAG GAATTTCGAATTTGACTGTGAAGTATCAGTTACCGAATGAAGATCTAGATGCTTTAATTTCTATAACAACGGATGAGGATATTGAGAATATGATTGAAGAATACGATCGGATTTTGCTGAATTCGAATCCACGCGCCGCCAGGCTCCGGCTGTTTGTGTTTGCTAAAGGAGAGGATTCGAATTCGAGAGCTATCAATATCAATTCGCTTTTGACTAGTGAAGCTTCACTTTGA